In Citrus sinensis cultivar Valencia sweet orange chromosome 3, DVS_A1.0, whole genome shotgun sequence, the sequence ACgagagaaaaaatagaatacaaataatagatgttttaaactaaaaaagtAGGATTGAAatgtgttaaaaaataaaaatgctggAAGTGACTGATGATTCGGTGGGTTTAAGGAAAAGAACTTAAAAGGTAAAGGTGTCTTTAAagtgatatgattttttaaattaaaaaaaaaaagaaaaaaaagtgagatGAGTTAAATATGTACAATAATCAAAGCAAGAGGAACcctcatcaaaaaaaaaaaaaaaaaccaacaacaacaagatGACAGATGTCCTATTTAAAAGGAAGCAAGTGTGACAGTCGAATCATATGAGCGGGTGTCGCTAGCACTCCTCTTACTAGTAGTAGTAGGGATGAACTAGAACAAAATTTTTCGAAAAAAACCAGGaacaaaaaattctttttgaatCCACCAAAATTCCTCTCCACGctcattttaacaaataactttattattaaaaatttcaaatttcaaaattatctttcGCTGAccactttctctctctacctTATAATTACATATTCTTTCTTTAGTATTCGCAAACTaaacattcaattttattctcttttgaatttatttttttcctttgttaaTATATcatgatttatatttcatacttaccatataaaacatttttttttctttatattcattatcttttgtatttggtaaaaatcaatttcttgatgtttattaacttttatgactaataaaaatatttttatgttcatttttaaatagGGTGTTCTTCCTCTTAGGATCCATTTGGTACAACTTTTCAAgtataacttatttaagtagAACTTTTGTTAGTAGAGCTTTTGTAAATAGagttttactaaaaaaaatttagttgtttagttgttaataaaacttttattaaaaatttatgaaattactttaataggtaaattttttaaagttgtgttatgaaaacaataaataagattgttaaataagtaaatgatattttatatattttgacatttaaaaaaatcttttcaacctctactctaaaaagctcaaaatttatgtttttgctagtagaggtaaaatagctcatttaagttttaaaagctctattagaaaaataaccaaacaacaacaaaaattacaataagagcttataagattaaataagcacttatggtCATTATATAAGTCATACCAAATAAGCACTTAGTTAATGATACTAATTATTCGTAACTAAAAGAatatatctgaataaattgaagataatttgtgaaattaaaaatataaaaagaatagaGTGTTAGttaagtaatattttttttaaaaaaattagtcacAGGAGTTTTTCATAGTTGAGAGAGACAGTTTCGTACTTAATAACCATtctaattgataaaaaaatgagtttacatatatttaagtGAAAACTAGCTATTAGgaaataaaactcaaaatcaGCATGAAACCAATTAGCCACTTTTATCTGAACTGACTCACcgatttttttactaaaaagcAAGTTGATTAGCCGCTTTTAATAACCGACTAATAACTTTGGGCTTTTACCATACTTGTAGTTTGACCTAAACTTTTTTACAACTATTAAGCacctaaaattttgaaacattatCAAATAGGTCCTTTTACagatttttagaaaataatattaagaccatataaactttttatatattttgacaCCTTAAAATCTTTCAAGACGTTTCtaaatcaattcatatatataaaagatattcattttgataaaacatttatccttcatttttcttcaatattttgaaagCACATTTATCAACGAAccacaatataataaaaaagtcaATAATTTTGGTGAATGCAACACATAAAAAACTTTTGAACTCACAGTTGCTAATTATGCACAAATATAGACAAACTAACTTTAcatgaataattaaaataaatatatcaccTAAGCTAGTGTCTTGAGCTTGAGTCTCAACTTGATAAACATGTCCTTGAGTTGAGTCCTTTGAGCTTGATCTCATATGACTGACGTTTGACATTTAAGAATTAACAAGATTCAAAagtgttttttattatattgcttcttatcatcaaaatcaacggTTGTAAGATCATTTAGGTTAACAAAAGTATACCATATACcctttactttttattttttcttaatattcaATAAGCCCTTGgcccaaaaaatttaaatgaaaagatgaGCGAATGGGTCATTTActtgatatttgattttgaaaatgtaaaatatatatttattacaagaaaatttatttaaaaaggtaacaaaagaacaaaaaatcttattattaatttttattcacaccaaaacttatatttcttattttgactgtttatttatttatatttaatttacaataaacataaataaaaatatatttcataaaggtaatattttaaaattatgatactagGAGGTTATTGggtattatgaaaataatactaCAATAAGAGAGTAagtgatatttattaatttaataggggaaaattgacaatctccttaaaataaattaacctAAATGCAATGGGCCAAAGAGATTTGTAGATATGAAAAGAAACTAATCCAAATGGAATGGATTAAAGAGATATGTACATGTGAAAAGAAtcatttaaaagtttgataaatcttatttagGGGTTggcattttaattatattagtcaataataattattaatattcttaattatgtaaatcataattttttattaattttaattatgtagattaaaaattagcaacacatgaaacattattattaataatatagtacaaaattaaaattttctaagaataaactaattattattaattattaacattaactaaatataatactattaaaattaaataaatatatagtaatattattttaaaacaattctaacttagattaaataaattatcattttaataaatgtaatattattaaataatattattcaaataaatataatattattatttttaggtaattgtaacattattttattttaaaaaatataattatattacatttaataaagaaaggattaaaaaaaaaaaagagctagGAGTTGGATTCTCACTTCTCTCCTTAAATAAGTAAACACTTGAGTGAAAAGAATCTACATTTCTCACTCCCGCTTCAGTAAGtaaatacaacataaaaatttttagttttccttaaaattttaaaatttcaagtaTAATTGTTTCATctatatttaacttttttttttcttttgaatccATTATTCTTAAACTTTAAGTTTagtatttcatgtatttaatcAATTCATCTATGTTTAgcattttttctttgaatccTTATTCCTTGCAATTAATTTTCAGAATGCCTAATCCCTGGGCCAAACATTGcatacatattattattattattattttgattttgcgtgcatgtgtgtgtgtgttaataaacataatttgTGAGATATTGTACATTAAAGTTTAAACTAAGCTTATTTGCAGGAAGCATTAGATTGTTGTTCTGTGCATCAAATGGCGAGATATACAATGTTGTTTTCGAGTTTATATAATACCTTAGTGATGaatttgtcaataaaaatttagggttTGTGATAAATGGTtgtgtaaattatttttattttttaaattcaatttgtaGTGTCCTTATCAGTGATTTCGTAAAAGAATATTCAGGCGATAAAAAATAGAGAGTCCTTTATAAGGTGCAAACAGCCCCACCTATCAATTATATAAACGAGATATTTATTGAAGTGGATTTCACTTCATCTTGTTATTTCCGTTCTGAATCCATCCGAACCTCTTCGCTATCGCTGCGCAACATGGCCCAAGGCCCTAGGCCCCAGGCCTTCTATATTTCGAACTGAACTTGGAAGCCTTAACTTTTGCAAAACaatgatttttctattaatatcTTGTTTAGTGACTGTTAAGACTTGtgaagaataaatttatagttttgtTTAGACAATATGTTGATGAAGACTCATgcaattgattattattttttaattaaaaagagggGTTTGTATGGGAAATTATGattcttatattttcataatggGTTCAACGTGTTCAAATAACTCCATCCATAAATTATGCACTAATTTTATAACCTCAGTTCAattaaattccaaaattattCATAGTCATTGAATCTTCTAActtatcaacttttatttattggaaaaaaaatctgtactttttttttttttgagtgagGTTGTGCAAagccatattaatttttaagccCTAGTACTTGCTTTAGAATTCAAATACAACTAACCAGACAAAGTTTTTATACTaacttcaataaattataagaaataaaaagatgaaatGATAAGACAATATTGGAGATAAATGTGTATATATTCAATTACAATTGCATATATAATCAAACTCAATATTAATTATGCATTATATGGATAAAGAGTGGTAATTTTATGATAAGAGAATTTTATACTTTATTACAACAAAGgatgagttaaaaaaaaaaagattttaaacaGTGTATTTTAGtcttatatatattgaaaattatatttcttatatCTTAATCTGTCCTGTACtgtaaaactattaaaataaagagagtgttttttttttttttaatgttgtaaAGAGAGTGATTGAACCTTGGTTTTGTAAAGggaattctttatttcttttcaacaATCCAAAGAAAGGAATtttagtagtaaaattgaaCGCAACTTGAATTTGCTAATTCTTCTGTTCAGGTTTTGAGTTTTGACATTGCGCGAAAAGCCAAAAAGATGGAGAAAACAGAGTGGGCATTTTGAAGgcttattttttattcggaGAAGGTcagaataaagtaaaaaaaaatggagggTTGTTAGAAAAGtgagacttttgttattataatacctttttattttatttggccCTACGTATTAAAAATGGGCTTTTCAGGAAGTCACTCCCTCTAGGCTTATATGTCATGTATAGCCTTCATGCTTGGGTGACCATCGATCATTAGCCTTCAGGGCTTTGCGATCCAAAAAAACCAAATTCACATGGCATGGCTCATTAAGgaaacacaaaagaaaatggcCTGTTTTCTGACTAGTGTGATTTATGTGTACAAACTTAGCAAAATGGCATTCTTGTTAACGTTACCTGGATTCTGTAAGTCCAAAGGATAAGTCATTGCAACAGGCTAGCTTAAAATCTGACATAATAGAATACGATGCTGATAAGACACATCTTCCGTGCCAATGAGATTCGTAATACACTCTCCAacatggtaaaataaacacagaaaggggcaaaaaaaaaaaaaaaaagagaggctTAATTGAATCCGCGAGTCATTATCTGATTACAActgtgaataaaaaaatattgctagAAAGAGCATTTATTCATCATCCTATACGAATGACGACCCCAAGCCAAGAGGCCAAATCAAGAGCCAAAAAAATATTCGTTGGGGGCAAAATAACTTGTGGCTATAAAATCTCGATAGGCATCtgttaatgtattttatatattaaaaaaagaaaaacacaacTCAGCCATGAGTATTAAGAGCTTCCCAAAGCAAATTCTTGGGGACAGGGTTTGTGAGGTCCCGAGCTTGCAGAGCAGCACCCCTCAGAGTCCTAATGGTCCACACATTGGCCTCAAAGAAGGACAAACTTCTGTAAGGCATATTGTGCTTCTTGCAAAGATCCCTCACCACCGGCGAAATCTTCCTCAATTGGCACCTTGGCAACCTTGGAAACAAATGATGCTCTAGCTGAAACTGCAACCCACCATGAAACCAATCCATCCAAGATGAGCAAGCAATATCCAATGTCCCACTTGTTTGCTTCTCAAACCAGTCATTCCCTTTAGGCGGACCAAGATACACATTTGCAGCAAAGTGGTTTAAACAAAACTGAATGTGTTGGATGGCCGTGACAGTAAAACTTGCCATCACAAACATCACCCTTTCAGGCCAGTTTGGTAGATATGAAACTAGAAGTGGGAACCAAGTCCAAAAGACAAGAGTACCCATGATGTTCAAGGCTCTATCTGGGACCTTACGCtttgaaaacaataacaaaagtgtctgtaaatataaatttactcTGGCCACACACATAACAGGGTAAAATGTCCAATGCTGGTAACTCACAAGGAATCTAGCGACAGGATCGAAATCTAATTTTCTACCATAGAAGACAGatgtaattgaattaaataaacgCGTAGATACCGCAAAAACTGGGATGTGTTGAAGATCTGGATCGTAATCAAGGCTGTTGCAAGCAATGTGGTGGGCATTGTGAGTCCACTTCCACCAAGCAATGCTGATTCCTGTTAAACAATTTCCTGAAATAAGCTGAGCAATTTTGTTAAACTTAGGACTTGTCATAACCTGATAATGCCCGGAATCGTGACCAACATAAGCACTTTGAATCCAAAGAAACCCCAACAACATGCCTGAACCCAAATGAGCCCAGACGCTCTCACAGCACAAAACGCCATAAACCACAACAACAAACATCAATGCTACACATGTAAGGGCACAGGATGCCACGTGTTGTTTCTTTTCAAACATACCCTGTTTGGCAAACTCAATGTACAGTCTCCTGTAATCTTTTGAGATTTCAGATACTTCGAAATCTTGAACATAATAGCCTgtaaaaagtttatcaagatattgcCAAGCGGTTCCTGGATGATACGCTATAAACGCATCGGTAACATCTTGGCCAGCCAAATTCAAGAGCGGAACGTCGCCGCCAGGATGTTGTTTTGCCCATTCTGTAACGTCGTAAACTTTCCCCTGTATAGAGATCCACAAATCTTCTGCCTTGTTGTGGGTTCTAAGCTCTTCAGCCGTTATGTATTTTTTCTCGGCCTCCATTAAGGCAGCAGATTGAAAAATTGGAAAGTGTTGTGGGGGAAGATAGGTTATGCCACCTGGgaagcaaaatcaaatcaagaaaATCCCGCAAGTTTTGCTCAAAGTGAAATAGCAAGGGATGTGATGATTTGGTTTGCTTTCGGTTTTTGAGatctctatttttattttttccctctctGTGTTTCTTCGGAGCgttttttatgataatatttttgggcTCTTTATCAGCGAGGGTTGCGGCTAAACGGTCATTTTGGTATGTTTCGTGGTAGGATACGTGTTGAGTAAAGTTGAGGTCGTCGCCATTCGCTTGTTTTAACCCTCCAAGTTATCTTCGTGCGGTTAACAGTAATCATATGTAGATAATAACATTCCGCtccctttttttattatgtttaacCAAATAAGGGTAtgcttcttttatttatattgaataaatctcttaaaagttgaattttaattagtataaatatacgatacaatttataaatttatgtgattacgttattatttaaactgaattcatatatttcatttattaattaatcatccTACATCTTAATTCAAAGTTTCTAGCACACCGTCCTAATTGTAAAATACTAATCCTACCATATGTTCAAATTGCTTTACGGATTTTGAGAGCATTCTAGTTCTAGGGATTTTTAAGTGTGGACCTATTTGATACAGATAAATAAACTAATGTCTTTGATGGAAATACATAAAAAGTTAGGAAGCGGATGTTATTAGTCCTATCAACCAAATaaccttttttcttattataaaaggtcaaaaaaaaaaaaaaaaccttttcttttaaGCAAAACCTCAATCATGTTTTTAAGAAGTGGGCCAACAGTTTGTCAGCCTGTGGCAGCACACGCTGTCGTCGTAGTCTTCCGGACGCGTTTTGGAGATATTTTTCCGGAATATTAATCGACTGCGTTGGAGATATTTTTTTCCGGAATAATAATCGCCTGCATTGTGAAAAGTGATTCCACATTTGTACCTGCGCTGTCAGCCTATTGAcagacaaaattattaaatttcacaGTTATTCCCTGAAATACcctttatcttctttttctttttcttttttttgtttttgaatccGTCCTTGAGATAGTTAAATCCAAAGTACtcatttttacaattaaatttcaacTATTTTGTAAAACCACCGTTTTAATGAAGGGAGCCAGCCAAATTTAAGtaatgttttctattttttactttataagaaaaatttaaaatgtcgGATGTTTGTCTTCTCAACAATCACGAATATGTTGTTGgaagtaaaatttaatcttcCATTTAACCCATTATATTCACTCggttaatttattgatttacgTTGTAGAAAATCGGAAATGCGAATATGCTGATTTGGAGAGGCCAATAAAACGTGTGGGCAGAGTGCTTGCCAACACTTACGCTATATATCCCTCACCTGGAAGCTCGCATCGATGATCTTGATTCTTGAGAACCAACGCACGTAACCAAAAAGTCTCATTAGTCCCtctcaaaaaaagaaaaaagtcttATTAGTCAGTTGGGAAAAGATAATGTCATGTTTGGCAATTTACTAAGAAAATGTCATGTTTGGTAATTTACAGCTGTATATTTTCCAGATTTAGAACAGAGATTTGCTCTGTGACGGTGAAAAGACAGTAACTGAATATTTTAAGCCTATAGGCTACAGCCAACGCGAGCAGCACGTAACGTCTTTTACAACTATTCCTCGTGAAAATGGCATGGCAAGTACCTGCATTACTGCACATCCATGTGAGACTCTTTCAAATATGTCTGCCTGCCCCCGCCCATGATACCGCCATTAATTCTCCCCTGTTTTAGTTataatctttctttttctttcccatTCTTcgtttatattatattttaagagATCTTGTTTGATAATCTATTgagtaaatatattttattttccagtAGCGAAGATATTTTgtagtttcaaattttatattgggAATCGTCTATAGTTGGCCCTCGAGAAGATCGGCGAAAGGTATCTTCCCACCCTCCAGATGTGGACGTTAATATGTAGCTGTAACGAATCAGCTTCAttgacacaaaaaaaaaaaaaaaagaggccatttttctttaactataacaattattaattttacttacTTTCCTTCAAATTTATCTCAcctcataaaaaaattgcaagaCATATCATATAACCTGATCGCCTGTAGGTACGAGGATAATCCTGTCATTATAAGGAAACCAGCTGTCGTGATTTTCTCTTTGGTAGGGCTAAAATGATGTGAAATTGCGACCACAATCGAAAAGgaaatataatattctttttttttttatgtggaaGCATAGCAGAAGTTCAAAGGCGCATGAGGGATAAAAAGGCGTGACGCGATAGCATGTGTTAGCCATTGGGCTACAGCAGGCAATTCGAGCTACTCTTTCCTCTTTCTTGACCTCAACATGTTTCTAGTAGTATTATAAAATGTATGTTAAGGGTCCCAATATATTCTAGGTTATAATACTATCTACAAAATTATGAacacttataaaaataacagcaTGTGTTACATATTGTAGCACAGAACAATATGTACATCGTTTATAATAGAGGCACTGATATCCAATTTGATCATCACAGTACTTGAACCACAACTTTACGCATCCATATTTAGCAGAACATTCAATGGCAAGAAGCAATTTTGAAGTAAGAACAGCCACGGGAGTAATGCCAATTCCAGCTCCTGCACGAGCAGCAGGAAGTCCCAAGAAAATTTTGGTAGGAGGAATATATGTATGAAGTCCAGTGATTCCATGCACTTTCAAGATTTCCAAGGTCTCTAGATGAGTATTGGCATGGAGGATGTGTTGTAAAATTGGACCAAAACGCAATCGAATGGACCCGTTTTAAGGCACCCTTAATCCAAGCATCAGGGTAAGGACATTGCGTAACTGCTGTTAAGTACATTTTCTTGCCTTGCAAGATCATCCGAATGCTGATTTGTGCCTCCtccaatatcaaaatcaattccatCCAAATTAGAGGCGTCAGCAAGCGAGCGAGAGGATGATTGTCCCCCCCGAAGAAGTTGTCCAAAGATCGAAAGCTTCACTCCTCACTTTGATTCCTTTTGCTTGACAGGATTTAATGTCGGCGCTTAGACTGGTGCAGCCGTTGCGGTATGGATTACAAAGGCCAGCAAGAGGTTGACTTGCTTTCAAAACATTGGAAGAAAGGCCATGTTCAGAAAATCATAGTTGCTTGTAACGCAAGTCTCCACCAAGATACCTTCATTTCCATTCTTGGCCCAATCGATTGCAATTCCACCGGCATCAATACCCGGTCACTAGAATTAAGATTGCACTGAAGAGTGATGCATCAGTTTCTAACGCCATTTTGCACTGTTTGCTTTTATTAATTCACTCAATAGCAACTAGTGTTAAGTATTTACCAAGCTATTGTTTCTCATGTGTTTAACTTATCGAAGAAGTATGTcttctttttcccctttttttttttttgagtacGTGACTTtactattgaaaaaaattgcagTGAGTGAACAATTAAAACAACAGCACATAAATGTGAATTCAATAAGTACATAATTGAAACAACAACAGAAGTTAATAAAGGAGCTACTGGAAATTGTagaaacaacaacaattaaattgaaaaaaaatgaaataggaAAATCCGAGACCTGTTAAAATAGTTtccttaaaacaaatttactaACTACTATGGTGCTTTTAGTTTTGTTGGTATCTGTCTCCCAAGATACTATCTGTTAAAAAGGGAACGAATTATTTGTCAAGCACGAACAAATAATTCCAGCGAACAGCAACAGAGTAGATTCTCGATCAAAACAGAACGACAACATTTGAAGTGCTCTGTGTGTATTTTGTTGTCTCAAACATTAAACAAATGAGGAAGACTGCCTTTTTATACACATGAGGGTATGCGCAACTTTAATTTCCTAAttcaatatatgaattaattttgtttctgtAACAACCcattgaattgaaaaattcaattttgtaacaTCTCAATAATTAAGTAtctatatatgtaaaattttaagtgaTTTTGGGCCGACATTCGTGTATGCAGGATGTGCGGGCGCACACCACTTCAACC encodes:
- the LOC127901271 gene encoding delta(8)-fatty-acid desaturase 2-like, yielding MEAEKKYITAEELRTHNKAEDLWISIQGKVYDVTEWAKQHPGGDVPLLNLAGQDVTDAFIAYHPGTAWQYLDKLFTGYYVQDFEVSEISKDYRRLYIEFAKQGMFEKKQHVASCALTCVALMFVVVVYGVLCCESVWAHLGSGMLLGFLWIQSAYVGHDSGHYQVMTSPKFNKIAQLISGNCLTGISIAWWKWTHNAHHIACNSLDYDPDLQHIPVFAVSTRLFNSITSVFYGRKLDFDPVARFLVSYQHWTFYPVMCVARVNLYLQTLLLLFSKRKVPDRALNIMGTLVFWTWFPLLVSYLPNWPERVMFVMASFTVTAIQHIQFCLNHFAANVYLGPPKGNDWFEKQTSGTLDIACSSWMDWFHGGLQFQLEHHLFPRLPRCQLRKISPVVRDLCKKHNMPYRSLSFFEANVWTIRTLRGAALQARDLTNPVPKNLLWEALNTHG